Genomic DNA from Nocardioides aquaticus:
CGCGGCCGGGCCGGACCCCGACAGCAGGCGCCCGGGCGGCGGGGTCAGCGCTCCGGCGACCTGCTCGAGGGCGTCGACGCAGCGGGCGAGGTCGGCGGTGTCCCAGGGGCGGCCGGGGGTGCGGGCCTCGACGTGCTCGAGGCCCAGCGCGACCCACTCGTCGTCCTCGTGCACCCACCGCAGCGCGGGGGCCGGGACGCCGTCCGGCAGGGCCGCGAGCGTGCGGGCCTCCGCGCGGTACGACCCGGCGAACGCGCGCTGCGCCTGCACCGACGCCGCCTTCACGAAGTGCCGGCTGCCGTCGGCGCAGACGAGCACGGAGGCGAAGGCCGGCGTGAACCCACCGCCCTGGGAGATGGCCTCGACGACGGGGGAGCCGCACCGCTGCTCGACCAGCCGCCGCACGTGGACCGGCAGGAACCGCCACTCCAGGCGCCGCGCGGTGCGCCCGTGCGGGACCAGGGACGGGATCGAGGAGGGGGCCACCACGCCCCCATCGTTGCCGAGATGACGCCCCCGACCGGCCGAGGTGACGCTCGCGGCGCGTCGAGATGACGATTCCGGCGCATCGACGTGACGTTCTCGGCGCCCCGGACCGTCGCGGCCCGAGGTCTCAGCCGGGCAGCTCGGCCTCGGTCTCGTAGCGCCGCACCGCCGTGATCAGCCCGTCGGCCACCTCGAAGACCACCCAGGTGTCGGCCGGCTCCGTGGTCGGCGCGTCGGCCGGCGCGTCGGGCGTGCGCCACCGCGCCTGCTCGTGGACCACGACGCGCCCGCCGTCGGCGACGAGCTCGTGCTGCGGCGCCAACGAGATCCCAGAGCGCTCCAGCCAGGCCCGCATCACCTCGGTCCCGCGGGCCTCCCCGCGCGGGCCGCCCACCGCGACGTCGGGGGAGCAGAGCACCAGCGCCCGACGTACGGCGCCGGCCTCCACGGCCTCGTGCCAGGCCGCGACGACCCGGGCCGGGTCCTGCTCAGGAACAGAACCGAGCGCACGCACCAGCTCGACGACCACGGCGACCCGCTCGGGGTTGGGGCGCGGCACGCGGTAGCGGCGGGCGTACCGCTCCTCGGCCTCGGCGACGACCGCCGGGTCCTCGCTGACCCGGGCGGTGCCCTCGAGCGAGGTCCACCACCGCCCGTCGACCGTGCCGATCGCGACCGGCACGCCGTCCTCGCCGCCGGCGCGGATGTTGCGCGCCTTGACCGAGCCGCGGGAGGTGACCGCCCACGCGCGCCGGCCGTCGGCGTCGAGCACGACACCCATCGGCGTGACGTGCAGCCCGCCGTCGGGACGCGGGGTGGTCACGGTGCAGAGGTGCCGCTCGCGCCAGAACGAGAGGTACGCCGGGTCGGCCAGGCGGGCGAGCGGGCGGGGCAGGTCGGGGGACGGGTCGGTCACGCCCCCAGTCTGCCGCGCCGCCAGTCGGTCGCGCCCACCGCCGGTCAGCGGCGCTCGGGCTGCAGCGTCCTCGACCACAGCGCCCCGCCCTCCACGTCGCGGAGCGTCACCGTGAGCTCCTGCGTGGCGCCGTCGATGCCGACCTCGCCGAAGAACTGCGACCCCTCGGCGGGGGAGGTGTTGGGCCGCGGCGGCGCGGCGACGAACTCCGCCCGCGGCCCGAAGGTGGCGTCGAGGGCGCTCGGGCCGAACGCGCCGGCGTTGAGCGGTCCGGAGACGAACTCCCAGAACGGGTCGAAGTCGCTGAACGACGCGCGCTCGGGGGAGTAGTGGTGCGCAGCGGTGTAGTGGACGTCGGCGGTCAGCCACACGTGGTTGCGGATCCCGAGCCGCTGGAGCCCGCGCAGGACCGTGGCGAGGTCGATCTCGCGGCCCAGCGGCGAGCCGCCGTCGCCCTGCGCGATGCCCTCCTGCGCGGTGCCGTCGGGCACGACGAGACCGATCGGGAGGTCGGCCGCGATCACCTTCCAGGTGGCGCGGGAGCGCTCGAGCTCGCGCAGGAGCCAGCGGGTCTGCGTACGGCCCAGGACGCCGCCGTCGCGGGTGGTCTCGTCGTTGGCGGTGTTGGGGTCCTTTGCGCTGCGCATGTCGAGCACGAACAGGTCGAGCATCGGCCCGAGGTGCAGCACGCGGTAGACGCGGCCGTCGGGGTCCGGCGAGATCGGGGCGACCGGGAGGTAGTCGTGGAAGGCCCGCTTCGCGCGGCGCGCGAGCACGTCGACGCGGCGCTCGGTGTAGCGCTCGTCGGTGAGGAGCTCGCCGGGGTACCAGTTGTTGGTGACCTCGTGGTCGTCCCACTGCGCGACGATCGGCGTCCGCGCCAGGAACGCGCGCCAGTTGTCGGCCTCGAGGTTGTAGCGGTACTGCCCGCGGAACTCCGCCAGCGTCTCCGCGACCTTGGTCTTCTCCGGGGTGACCAGGTTGGTCCAG
This window encodes:
- a CDS encoding phosphotransferase, with translation MVAPSSIPSLVPHGRTARRLEWRFLPVHVRRLVEQRCGSPVVEAISQGGGFTPAFASVLVCADGSRHFVKAASVQAQRAFAGSYRAEARTLAALPDGVPAPALRWVHEDDEWVALGLEHVEARTPGRPWDTADLARCVDALEQVAGALTPPPGRLLSGSGPAALADDLAAAPGYWEVPRVAAVAFPLLAERREQAARLAAGFGAATAGSTLVHTEVRDDNLLLASDGRTLVCDWAWPALGAAWVDTVLLMIGPRGDGLDVDEALAGARVTRDVRPSDVDALLALVTGMFLHSATMPVPTTSPHVREAQRWQAEVCWSWLCERRGWR
- a CDS encoding pyridoxamine 5'-phosphate oxidase family protein, with product MTDPSPDLPRPLARLADPAYLSFWRERHLCTVTTPRPDGGLHVTPMGVVLDADGRRAWAVTSRGSVKARNIRAGGEDGVPVAIGTVDGRWWTSLEGTARVSEDPAVVAEAEERYARRYRVPRPNPERVAVVVELVRALGSVPEQDPARVVAAWHEAVEAGAVRRALVLCSPDVAVGGPRGEARGTEVMRAWLERSGISLAPQHELVADGGRVVVHEQARWRTPDAPADAPTTEPADTWVVFEVADGLITAVRRYETEAELPG
- a CDS encoding alkaline phosphatase D family protein produces the protein MTSSGPSRRALLGAVPLLGGAVLLPSSAASSAAAATAARTGLAAAPALVRRDRPRLTHGVSAGDVGVDSGQLWARADRPSRLWAEVSADPSFRRSRWVRGPLVTPRTDLTGQVPLRGLPAGRDVFYRVTAVDEHRRQATSRPGTGHLRTASRRPADVRFLWSGDIAGQGWGVNPAYGGFRIADAMTARDADFFLCSGDNVYADGPLEEQVLLPSGETWTNLVTPEKTKVAETLAEFRGQYRYNLEADNWRAFLARTPIVAQWDDHEVTNNWYPGELLTDERYTERRVDVLARRAKRAFHDYLPVAPISPDPDGRVYRVLHLGPMLDLFVLDMRSAKDPNTANDETTRDGGVLGRTQTRWLLRELERSRATWKVIAADLPIGLVVPDGTAQEGIAQGDGGSPLGREIDLATVLRGLQRLGIRNHVWLTADVHYTAAHHYSPERASFSDFDPFWEFVSGPLNAGAFGPSALDATFGPRAEFVAAPPRPNTSPAEGSQFFGEVGIDGATQELTVTLRDVEGGALWSRTLQPERR